The DNA segment aaatattactccgaggtttcttacggtagtgctagaggccagagcaatgccatctagagaaagcatgtcatcagataaagagtctctgagttgtttggggccaagaacaataacttcagttttgtctgcatttaacatgaggaaattggtgctcatccaggtttttatgtctttaaggcaattatgaagtttagttaattgataactttcttctggcttcatagataaatacaactgtgtatcatccgcataacaatcgaaatttacagagtgatttctaatgatgttacctaaaggaagcatatatagagtaaataggattggtccgagcacagaaccttgcggaactccaaaacaaactttagtacgtaaggatgactcattatgaacatgaacaaactcaaaacgatcagataaataagatttaaacaagacagacaatcacacagctggtctgcgactactttctcaaggatctttgaaagaaagggaagattagatactggtctatagttggctaacacctctggatccagggtggacttttttaggagaggtttaattacaactaccttaaaagactgtggtacataccctgttaataaggatatattgatcatatctaactaaaggtaagacctccttaagtagcctagttgggatggggtctaagagacacgttgatgatttagatgaagaaatcactgcggtcaattcttgaagagaaattggggagaagcaatctaaatatatattaggtcttacagctgtttgtgaggttagataggtactatctgaggacaggaggtcatgaatttcgcctctaatagttagaattttgtcattaaaaaagctcataaaatcattactgctaagggctaaaggaatacaaggctcaatagagctttgactctcagtcagcctggctacagtgttgaaaagaaacctggggttatttttgttttcttctattaatgctgagtaatagtttgctctggcattgcggaggcccctcttatacatTTTGaaactgtctgcccagattaaacgagattcttccagtttggttaatcgccaattcctttcaaattttcgtgatatttgttttaacttacgggtttgagagttataccaaggagcaaactttctttgctttgttaacttctttttaagaggagctacagagtcgagtgttgttcgcagcgagcctgtGGCGCTAttgacaagatgatcaatacgggagaggttaaagtcggcatgggaaacctctgttactgaaggacttggtattgaatttaacaacggagtaatcatttccttaaattttgcgacagcactatctgataaacatctagtatagtaactgttgctgagtggcgtgtaatcaagtaaaaagaaatcaaaagtaatcaaataatgatccgatagcgagggattctgtggaaagactgttaggttatcaatttcaattccatacgtcagaactagatcgagggtatggttaaaacagtgagtgggttcatgtacaccctgactgaagccaatggagtctgataatgagataaacgcgatagccagggagtcattatcaacgtcgacatgaatgttaaaatcgcctacaataataactttatctgatttaagaactaaactggataaaaactctgagaattcagaaacaaattcagaatacgggccaggagcaccgTACActaacaacaaataaaagtggctgcgaggttttgcaggtcagatgtaaaagactaagaacgaggctttcaaatgaattataatctagtttaggtttagggctgattaacacactagagttaaaaatggctgcaactccccctcctcggccgctgcctcgaggaatgtgggtattattatgactgggaggagtggattcatttagactaacatattcatctggacaTAGCCAGGTTTcggtgagactgagtaaatcaatatgattatctgaaattaattcatttactaacactgctttagacgatagagacctgatatttaacagtccgcatttaattctcctgttttgtcttcctgtcacagaagaggttttaatttttgtgaggttgttatgcacaactcctttttgtttaattttggatttaaataatttaggtagtcgggggacagacaccgtttgtataaaactatgaaaactatggctgggtaactgaactagaagctcagagaggcgtataggactgcgactctgagtcctgatctcatctctgggttgtcagggatttgaattactaataaaatttgccaggttcctagaaatgagagcagctccatccaaagtgggatgaatgccgtctctcctaataagaccaggttttccccagaaagtttgccaatgattAACGAAACCgacattgtttgctggacagccagggattaaatgatgacatgcggctaaacatgtcatcactggtcagatttgggaggggtccagaaaaaactacggagtccgacatcgtttttgcatattcacacaccgaggcaatattaattttagtgacctccgattggtgtcattgccgccgacatgaataacaatcttactgaatctacgtttagctttagccagcagttttaaatttgattcaatgtcgtccgctctggccccagggatacatttgactatggccactggtgttgctaacttcacgttcctcagaatagagctgccaataaccagagttttatcctcagcgggtgtgtcgctgaatggggaaaagcggttggaaacgtgaacaggttGGTGGTGAGCCATGAGCTTTGGCTTGGAGCTATGCCTCTGGCGAACGGTTACCCAACCTCCCAGCTGcacgctgaaaaaaaaaaaaattcaatcggttgctatagcgcccccctttggccaattgatgtaatattgcttcattcgcatcctcccatgaccctctaccactgtgccaaatttcatatggattgaccaagtcagtgaggagaaaaacgtggaacagacacacagacacacccacagacagacagagttttcatcattatatagtaagatagtaagattactgcatgtcactaactcagcttcttctctggaacctttgtgctccactgccTCACAAATTCCCTTGAGTCGCGGCTATGCCTGGATCGTGGATCGTGGTTACACTGCTGttgtggtcctgcctgatgccgactactactgctattattattatcatacttctactattattgtacacatatgattattattgccACATTCATATACTGTCATATACTAATATTTACTTAGAACATATATGCTACCAAAATActctttttattatattattagtaaaaatcagtgttatcatagctatTGTCATTAGTGTCTGCCCTGCATCTTTTTGTATAATTTTGTCATATgaattactgtaaatttatcatgttgatctgttctgtactcacaacatctattgcatgtctgtccatcctggaagaaagatccctcctcagttgctcttcttgaggtttctaccatttttattctccattaaagtttttttgggggggagagTTTtttccgctgtgagggtccaaggtaAGAGGGATGTCGCATggtgtaaagccctctgaggcaaattgtgatttgtgagaTTGGGCTTtagaattgaaattgaattgaattgaaaagcATGTCATtcggtttagaaaaaaaacatcatggtttggctctacattcatacaggaagcggACACTGCGCTCTAGGGTGAAAGTCCAGGCTTTGTTgtatccatccaccacccctccaacATAGGGacttttccagctccttatattacattgttacCAGCAGCGTTTAAATCTGACACTGTCCAGCTGCGTATCATTTGGCTGCAACAGGTGCCATCCGGCTGACTGGTTGCAAAACATTACACCGCAAAAGGTAGCTTTTGGCGTCAGGTGTCCaatgctgaaatcactgacaaagcggtggaatttgatgacttcggaatgagaatgGACTGGTACTTCTCAATTgtttatgggttcttgaggcaaattcctaatgaggagaggcatctctgtgcaaagtttcatgtctctacgacatacggggcacaagatatgcccattcaaagtttgcaatttcagtcggttgctatagcgcccccctttggccaattgatgtaatattgcttcattcgcatcctcccatgaccctctaccactgtgccaaatttcacatggattgaccaagtcagtgaggagaaaaacgtggaacagacccacacacacacacacacacacacagttttcatcattatatagtaagataagataagataagattagatatagtaagatatagcaagatgaaaaagaaaataacagtCTTTTAATTTATGCCTTAGCAATAGCCACTCTTGGAGAAGATCTGACTGAGGGGATTCAGGcctacttttcatgctcaggctctAAATTCTTTCTCATCCTGCCATTCACCCTttgcacacatgctcactcactgtctctaggtgtcattgtctgggtaggtcaattgagtcatgagttgattcacaatcaaccaatagcacagcgacacaccttctctgtcagcctatcatgttactgctcctcatttcaaatatggttctttctctgcctaGTTTTTTCTTACTACCGTCGCGCACCCTCCAGCTATCCATCACTGCCCAGtctttatggattcatcaccctaaTATCCCTCTGCAGTCAGCGGCCTCAGAGTTAGCAAAGACTTCTATTAAATCTTAATCAACACAAACCATCTGTTAAtttgtacactcatattctgtatcaaatattatctttactctcctgtctctcctgaCTGACCTGCTTTCATCACTTTTTGTGAGAACAAATGAATGTAACATTACGAATGCCTTTGAGAAGAGGCTGTCCAAAAGTCTGCAGCGTTTCCCCCATGTGTGCAATTCACTGCATCAAGACAGCAGACTTTTCATTCCACCTTTGAGTGCTGCAATTTGGAACAGGtataacaacacattctcatctccaagtcatcaaataccaacgcttTATCATGCCCCCTCTGCGTCTCATACTGACATACTGGGCATCTTTTAACATCTTTATGTGATGCGcagctgtctcctgggtgaaaccagcccattctcattcccaatGCGTCAAATACCCACATTTTGTCCGTGAATTCaacgtcagacactgacacataGAGGCACCTTTCAGTATGACATGCGCCAGGTGGTGGCAGTTTGTGATGCTGGCAGCAACTACCACTCTTTAACGAGCAAGAAAGTCTGTATAGGGAGGGCATGAGTGGAGGTGGAAGGGTCAGAGAAACCCTGGTGCCTGCTGTTCGTTTCCCGTATGAAACCAAAAGGCAATAgtttttttacaacaaagtGTGTTAGCATGTATAGCATGCTATGGTAGAGACATATCATATGGTgcatgtcacgtgatgtaacATTACGTTTGTAGCAACGATACTTATTTTAAGTcaaactatgacgtttttttctaaacctaatcgTGTTTTCATTGCTTTACCCTAAGATAATAAACCTAAATATGAAGTGTTTTAGCtacattttaaattttgtttgaaaaagacagtatgcatgtaatgagcagaaactgtactaTTCCTGTGAAGGGAACCTAGAACGTCATAGTTTGACATGTATGTCCACAGACAAAGCGGTGGTTTTTGACAAGATGGGATAAAAACATGTTGGTGACAATGTAGCACATGGTTAATGTCGTCAGACAGTTAGGTTTAAGCTACAAAActatttggttaggtttagttaaaatgtcatgtttttggATAAAATAAGTACGTTATGTAATTTGTGAAAACCCAATCAAGCCACCTACAACTGATGCCTCTTTATTTTTGATGTTACGGTACAGTTACACCTACAGCACGTGCTTGGAGTggccaaaaagaaagaaaaaagaccaGAATTTCAGCATAGTTTCTCACATTTGAGATACCAACTGAAATAACATTGTGCTGCATATTATGTAAAATCCaattataataaaaaatctgttatttttatttagctGCAAAGTTAAAATATCATCAAATTATCATCTTTGGCTTGTCATAAAAACCTTTCCTTCATGGGTTAAATGACATTTCAGCCTGTTTTCGTTCCAGTCTTCAAAtaccgccactttgtcagtTTCAGTGTCAGATACCTGACAGCAAAAGccacttttgcatgtattttgaaaacagacaatgcatgtaacaggctgaagttgacatggcgtcccagaacgtcagcaatcaacgcacccagggtaccttgcacatcaaaTCTCGATgtgggaagtccatgaccaaacatcaatatgtgatgaggtcggagtgataATGTGTTGATGGTTGCAGCGTCCCACAACATGAACAGCAGACGCAGGAGAATACCTAATgcataatatgtagacatgaatgTCCTGACAAAACAGTGCTATGGGATGAAGTTGTTGGACATTTTCAATGGATTTCCGTTCAGGATGAACCTAAATATGAGCATGCAAAGGTTCATATGGTTTGACTGTATAGTTCTTAAGAAATAGAAAGGGAAAGACGGCTCAAATGACATTACAGAGGATTCAGAAGTTCCTTATATTTATCCAATTTCATGGTGGTGGACAATGATAGGCCTATAGTATGATGTGGTTTGTTGTAAGGTTCCATGTTACATTCTGTTCGAATATGGTGAGCTATAATTCAACAGGTTATGCTTATTATTATGTTgataatttaaaatattgttcCATGTGCCTCTTTTTGACTTTGAGCACCTACCCCTCTGAGGGTCTTTGCACGGCCCTAGATTTTTGTTCATATAAGTGTGTTCTACTCAGCTCAGGTTTCAGTTAATGGCTGGATTCaaaatgatttctctcttgTACATTAGACTTCCTCTCAGTTTTAGtaagaaagagaaaacaatttgttggttgatgtcagtgtgatttACAGCCCAGGGTTTGAATCCCGTAGAGAtggaatgatgatgatgatgatgaagatgtgcTGATGGGATAACAGCGCTGCTGCTCCTATACCTTCACTGTGTGGGCGTTGTTAAAAACTCCCGAAGCGGGGAGGCGGTGGGATTATTTACGCAGTATATTTCCATCCTATTGGTCCCTTTATAGGGGCTGCTCTGATGCGTTGCGGTGACACAGCCAAGTCTCCGGCGATAAAAAGAAAGGCGACGAGCCACGTTAAGAGAAACTCAAGTGTTGGAGGGCGGACATTTGATGGTAGATGCGCCTCTGCGAGTCTTAATACGGCTGGAAGAATCTGTTCAACTCCTGAGGTACCGAATCAACACTTTATAATTCATTGTATTTCTAGTCTAAGTTAAATCCGCGTGTCATGTTTCTCTGTTTGGTGATAATTGATAAAGTGGTGAAAGTAAGACTTGGCGCCAGTGCACAATTACGCACTGCGCACAGGTCTACATGATCCATAACATCGGGTGTTTTGAGTTATTATCAATAGAGTGTTCAAGAAATAAGTAACTGTCATTAGCACAGGTGAAAGTTACTTCTTGAATTTCTAGAGTCTGGCAATCTTGAAACCAAGCCGGTCCAACTCTGAGCCAGTCTCATTTCATCCATACTCACCGGGACTGcctgtgatgtttttgtgtgtcaggGATCTGGTGAAGAATGGAGTGGTATGTCCTGGTGCTGATGCTGAGCTTGCCGCCCTCCATCCGTGCAGATTGCTCTGCACAGTGTCAGAAATGCGTGCAGCAGATCCTCAGCCCCGACGCCGTCTTCAGCAGCCTGGTAAGACCACAGAGACAAACTTAACACGGAGCTCATCTAAGGTGGAGAACAGTTACTGGGCTTTTATTGCGttcttttggcttcatgttaAAATCAGGCAGCAGAAACCTAAATTGGAATTGAACTGGCTTTTGTCTTCTACTTGGTGTTAAAaatccaaaatcatggaaatgCCCAACTTCCAAAAGCCTTATTTTCTCTTTCCGACAGAATTTAATTTACATTATTTcatcattaatattattttaatttcttgaAGGTAAATGCTGCAAATTTGTCAAGGTGCATAGCCTACTGATAAATTGTGTAGCCTTTAAAAGACTCATGAGCTACATTTGGAATATGGGTTACGGCAATCTCTGACATTTTAGGTTTGAAATTTTCACTCATATGTACCAATGACGCTTTAGTAAAGCAGATTATGTGATGTTAGCACTCCAGGAGAAACGTAAGGAAGGAACTGGGGTTCAGATAGTGGTCTAATTTTGTCAAACTGATGCTCAAAACCTTAGAAACGTATGCAGCAGACTAAAAAATCTGTAAAGCTTACTTCTAGTACCATGcacttcactgtgtgtgcacagatgttGGTTTTACACTCCTTTTCTCTGTGTGCCCTGCAGCCCTGCAGCGCGGAGTGTGAGGGGCAGCTGGAGAGCTGCGACCAGGCTCCGCGGCTGGCGGACTTCAGCCAGGATGAagctgcagaggaggaggagagacagcagGCTGACCTGGTCAAACGCTATGGCGGCTTCATTAAGAGaattgacaaaaacaagaacaaaatctTCGCCACTCCGTGGCGCGACAATTACATTCTGAAGGCCGGAGCCCTGTCCAAGAAATACCAGGACTTGCTGAAGAGgctggaggagagagatgtAGACGCGCCACAGGACACGGGCGATTCTCCAGAGGACCAGATGCTCCGTAGTTACGTTAAACGTTACGGCGGCTTTTTACGCAAATTCGGCCCCAAGTCAAAGAGGAGTAGTTCAGCGGAGCAGGACAGCCAAGagccagaggagctgcagaaGCGCTATGGAGGCTTCATGAGGAGGATCCGACCAAAGTTGAACAACCTGAAGTGGGACAAGCGTTACGGGGGCTTTCTGCGCCGCCACTTCAAAATCTCTGTGCGCTCAGTGGAGGAGCCATATTACTCCTATGATGACTTGAGCCTATAGATGAACCTgcgggggaaaaaagaaaaactacaaAGAACTTGTGCAGGTTCACTTGAAATGTCAACATTTATCCAAAAAGTATAATATGCCTGCCTATATTGCTTCTAACTCGGTTGCCTTCTGTGTAACAACTCTCATCTGTCTTATTGACATCATCGTCTGTTATTCAATAAATGATGCTTGTTTAATAAAACCATGAATAAAACCACTTTACTGTTTGCCCAACAAGTCAAAAGAAAATCGTACCTGTGCGAGTGATTTTAGCCTCAATGCCTTCCGACCCATCGTGCCAAACACCATTCAGAATTTTAgtaatttaatattttcttaCTAATTGACAGATTCATACCCGGACATGGCTGGTAAATTCGGCATACATCATATAGCCTACACTGAGTGACACTTTAAATAGGCAACATTTTTACTTTAATCCTAACTTTGGTTCATATTCTAATTGTGAGTACAGGTAGGGTTGTAGCCTCTTTCGTGAAATATTGAGATAGGCCTACGTGGTGTGTTACTTTAGTGCtgtatttatcatttaaaaCGAATATTTctcatacactgtaaaaaacaaacaaactgttttaactttaaataaacagtgtcTGGGCTGCCTTAAAATTGGAAGTTGACTGAATCTGAGAAGACAAGTTTAGGTAATTTTGTAATTATTCAATGTGTCTtctcaaaaaacattttttaaagttaaaacagtttttacagtgtaactgacaaaaatatttttttctgatgtgaGCTTAAAGATACCTTTTAAAAAGCAACTGATCTGAGCAAATATATAGTTCATGTCCAAGTGATGTAAAACAACAGGCTTTGGTCGGGCCgaatttttcacattttcctacaagtaacaatgcttctttttTAGCCATTTCCACCAGATCATTGTTCACAAGCTCATATTCTACAAAGCCTAAATGAATGTCTGCAGCTTTTCTTTTAGTGTCAATTAatctaaatattttttctttttttcctcatgatCCAAAATCAAACTACTGTGCAGATAATTCAAGAGGTCGTTTTCAAATGCCTGGGATAACAGAAGCTCAATTGTGAAGCG comes from the Epinephelus lanceolatus isolate andai-2023 chromosome 8, ASM4190304v1, whole genome shotgun sequence genome and includes:
- the pdyn gene encoding proenkephalin-B gives rise to the protein MEWYVLVLMLSLPPSIRADCSAQCQKCVQQILSPDAVFSSLPCSAECEGQLESCDQAPRLADFSQDEAAEEEERQQADLVKRYGGFIKRIDKNKNKIFATPWRDNYILKAGALSKKYQDLLKRLEERDVDAPQDTGDSPEDQMLRSYVKRYGGFLRKFGPKSKRSSSAEQDSQEPEELQKRYGGFMRRIRPKLNNLKWDKRYGGFLRRHFKISVRSVEEPYYSYDDLSL